The Phycisphaeraceae bacterium DNA segment GGTGCGCGATCGCAGCGGTGAGCGTGCGGCCGTCCGGAAGTTTGTGCGTGAGATTGGCAACGTTGATCGATGCGACGAGTGTCTCGAACTCACCGATCACCGCATTGGCCTCGGTGATGAGATCGTTGGGGTCCTCATGCGGCGTGTTGCCCTCCTGGACGAGCACGTTGCGTGTGATGCGTTCTCGAAGTGCCGCCAGCTTTCGCTGCATGTCACCACGAAGGAGTAGGGCCTCGGCAAGTTTCATTGGGTGTTCCGGTACGGCTAACGCTCCGCTTCAGCGGCGGGCCGCGCAGCGGGCCGTCCACTGCAACCGGTTGTTAGAGCGCATTTTGTGCTTTGACCTACATCGTCACCAACTCTGCGATCTTGCTAGCAATCACTGCCATTGAGTCTTCTGCAGAGTCCAGGCCGCTTCGCGACGCGAGTAATGGACTGACATTGCGGAGGGCCTCATAGGTTGTGTTGTGCACGATCGGAACAAGCCGATTGCGCGCCAGAAGAGCCGAGAGCTCCTTGTCGGCGACGCTTTCTTTGGGAAGACGGGCGATCAGCGCTGGGGTCACTAGAACGAGCCCGATGCGCGAGGCCGCCAACCCCTTGTCGATGGCGCGCATCATCGGCACGCCTAGCCCGAGGTCTTTTTCACTGAACCAGACTTTGACCCCCGCCGCCTCAAGCAAATCGTGTAGCTGCTTCGCCACTCCTTGTCGATCGTCCCACGCGTGGCACAGGAAGACGTCGCGAAGCTCAGGCTGCTCCGCGGCCTTCGTTTCAATGGCATTGCGGACTGGTGTCAGTGATTGCACTTGGGCCACTGAGTACGAGATA contains these protein-coding regions:
- a CDS encoding toll/interleukin-1 receptor domain-containing protein, whose protein sequence is MARCTAPVRGHRSASAAANCPACGSRYGRYGGYSGYGSYPSYSSPSYSSSRSGGGGSSSSARPRWSRAGSSISYSVAQVQSLTPVRNAIETKAAEQPELRDVFLCHAWDDRQGVAKQLHDLLEAAGVKVWFSEKDLGLGVPMMRAIDKGLAASRIGLVLVTPALIARLPKESVADKELSALLARNRLVPIVHNTTYEALRNVSPLLASRSGLDSAEDSMAVIASKIAELVTM
- a CDS encoding DIP1984 family protein — encoded protein: MKLAEALLLRGDMQRKLAALRERITRNVLVQEGNTPHEDPNDLITEANAVIGEFETLVASINVANLTHKLPDGRTLTAAIAHRDSLALRHSILQAALAATNKEPDRYSVREIKWVAAIDVSKLQNQSEDIARKIRELNGRLQETNWQVEL